A stretch of the Bos indicus isolate NIAB-ARS_2022 breed Sahiwal x Tharparkar chromosome 13, NIAB-ARS_B.indTharparkar_mat_pri_1.0, whole genome shotgun sequence genome encodes the following:
- the BPIFA1 gene encoding BPI fold-containing family A member 1: MFHIGSLVVLCGLLAPTTALLEALPTPLGQTLPLAVTPALAPSPPDLAGSLTGALSNGLLSEGLLGILENLPLLDILKTRGNAPSGLLGSLLGKVTSLTPLLNNIIELKITNPQLLELGLVQSPDGHRLYVTIPLGMILNVKTSLVGSLLKLAVKLNITVELLAVTDEQKHVHLVVGNCTHSPGSLQISLLDGLGSLPIQSFVDNLTGILNDVLPGLVQGKVCPLVNAVLSRLDVTLVHSIVNALIHGLQFVIKV, translated from the exons ATGTTTCACATCGGGAGCCTCGTTGTCCTCTGTGGGCTGCTGGCCCCGACCACGGCCCTGCTAGAAGCCCTGCCCACGCCCCTGGGCCAGACTCTGCCCTTGGCTGTGACTCCAGCCCTGGCCCCGAGTCCCCCAGATCTTGCTGGAAGCTTGACAGGTG CTCTCAGCAATGGCCTGCTCTCTGAGGGTCTGTTGGGCATTCTCGAAAACCTTCCACTCTTGGACATCCTGAAGACCAGAGGGAACGCTCCCAGTGGTCTGCTGGGGAGCCTGCTTGGGAAAGTGACTTCACTCACCCCTCTCCTGAACAACATCATTGA GTTGAAGATCACTAACCCTCAGCTGCTGGAGCTTGGCCTTGTGCAGAGCCCTGATGGCCATCGTCTCTATGTCACCATCCCTCTGGGCATGATCCTCAATGTGAAAAC GTCCTTGGTGGGGAGTCTATTGAAGCTGGCTGTAAAGCTAAACATCACTGTGGAACTCTTAGCTGTGACAGATGAGCAGAAGCATGTCCACCTGGTTGTTGGCAACTGCACTCACTCCCCTGGCAGCCTGCAAATCTCCCTGCTTGATGG ATTGGGCTCCCTCCCCATTCAAAGCTTTGTTGATAACCTCACTGGCATCTTGAATGATGTCCTTCCTGGGCTGGTGCAAGGCAAG GTGTGCCCCCTGGTCAATGCAGTTCTCAGCCGCTTGGACGTCACTCTGGTACATTCCATTGTCA